The DNA window TCTTCATTTTCTGGGTCTGCCAGCTGTTTTcattgttatttatatttatataaatgtaatttatggtgctgttggatTGCTGCTGGACCGCCCCGTTAcaggtgtgtgtgggagagaaagCCGTTTTTAACCGCAGTGAAACTGCTGTTTTTGAAGGGCTGAACGACgaaaaatatggactgaagcagaatatttggttagataaaaacatgtagtgATTTTTGGAAATAACACAATCTCtcttgacttttggactgaggacTGAGGCGAGGAcagagagggtggaggaggtggagggaggctCATGTTTCTCACATCATTGTTACACAGCTGCTGCGCTCAGGAGACATTCCATGGGGCATGCGCAGGTGCGCAGAACGTCTGTGCATAGAATGTCATGATGTCATGATGTGACATCACATGcaaggcttattgaaagaggctgcaCCTGCTGCCTTTAATCATGACGTCACAAAGCCAAATTCTGAATGATGTCACAGAGCCAAATTCCGAATGATGTCACAAAGCCAAATTCCGAATGATGTCACAGAGCCAAATTCCGAATGATGTCACAAAGCCATCAAAGCCATCAGTTCAGAGAAATCTTACCAATAGGCATATGAAGTGGTTACTGAGTCAATAGAGCAGAAGATTCCTGAGACTGCAGCAATACGTCACGCCTTCAATTTGGCAAAGGGGGACAATGGAGCACTTTCTCGAATACTTCAGAGTTCGGAACATATTGCCGACACACAACGAACACAACGAACACAACGAACACAATGAagacaacaatgacaaaaaagaCAACACAGATCTCCTGAGGACAGAGCAGCAGATTTCAGAGAGGGCAGCATCACGTCCCCCCTATTTCGGAAGAGGGTCACTTCATCCCTTGAAGAGACCTCACTTGAACTTAAATATCCAGAAAAAATCAGCTCAAGAGATGATATCTTACTTGAAGCCAGCTTGCATGAAGCCACCTACCCTGAACACACCTCGCGTGAAAACACCTCCCCTGAACACAGATCTCCTGAAGGAGCAGCGGATTTCAGAGATGGCAGCATCACGTCCTGTCAGTGTGCCAAAGGAGTTAGAGGGGCTCCCTTTCAAACCAACCAGCCTTATGAATGACAGATTGCTGACAGAGGCCAAAAACGAGGGAATTCTCCTGAGGACAGATCTCCTGAGGACAGATCTCCAGAGGACAGCTATCCCAACTCTAGCTGATGAGGATCAGACACATGAGAACCTCCCAAAGGCTCCAGCTGCTGAGGATCAGACACATGAGAACCTCCCAAAGGCTCCAACTGATGAGGATCAGACACATGAGAACCTCCCAAAGGCTCCAGCTGCTGAGGATCAGACACATGAGAACCTCCCAAAGGCTCCAACTGATGAGGATCAGACACATGAGAACCTCCCAAAGGCTCCAGCTGATGAGGATCACGAAACAAGTTGGTGGCCCAGCACTGCTAACGTTCTACGGAAAGTAGCTTGGTGTGCTGGCATCGCCATCGTGGGTGTAGTGGCCTATCAAATCATCTCACATGGACATTGTCACCTATagatatgaggtgtagcaccgtgatgaggtgtagcaccgtcatATCACATGGGGTGACAGAGCTGTACCTCATATGATTATatgcgatatgaggtgtagcaccgtcacagatatgaggtgtagcaccgtcacctcatgcgatatgaggggtagtaccgtcacctcatgcgatatgaggtgtagcaccgtcacagATATGAGGTGTAGAACTGTCACAGATATGAGGTGTAGctccgtcacctcatgcgatatgaggggtggtaccgtcacctcatgcgatatgaggtgtagcacctTCACATATATGAGTGGTAGCACCatcacctcatgcgatatgaggttTAGAACCGTCAcagatatgaggtgtagcaccgtcacctcatgcgatatgagggGTGGTACCatcacctcatgcgatatgaggggtggtaccgtcacctcatgcgatatgaggtgtagcaccgtcacagatatgagtggtagcaccgtcacctcatgcgatatattaagtgtagcaccgtcacctcatgcaatgtgaggtgtagcaccgtcacagatatgagtggtagcaccgtcacctcatgcgatatgaggtgtagcaccgtcacctcatgcgatatattaggtgtagcaccgtcacctcatgcgatatgaggtgtagcaccgttACCTCATGCGATATATTAGGtttagcaccgtcacctcatgcgatatgaggtgtagcaccgtcacctcatgcgatatatTAGGTGTAGCACAGTCACAGATATGAGtggtagcaccgtcacctcatgcgatatgagtggtagcaccgtcacctcatgcgatatgaggcgtagcaccgtcacctcaccTGCGATATGAGGGGTAgtaccgtcacctcatgcgatatgaggtgtagcaccgtcacagAT is part of the Sebastes umbrosus isolate fSebUmb1 chromosome 12, fSebUmb1.pri, whole genome shotgun sequence genome and encodes:
- the LOC119499106 gene encoding uncharacterized protein LOC119499106; translation: MEHFLEYFRVRNILPTHNEHNEHNEHNEDNNDKKDNTDLLRTEQQISERAASRPPYFGRGSLHPLKRPHLNLNIQKKSAQEMISYLKPACMKPPTLNTPRVKTPPLNTDLLKEQRISEMAASRPVSVPKELEGLPFKPTSLMNDRLLTEAKNEGILLRTDLLRTDLQRTAIPTLADEDQTHENLPKAPAAEDQTHENLPKAPADEDHETSWWPSTANVLRKVAWCAGIAIVGVVAYQIISHGHCHL